In Microvenator marinus, one genomic interval encodes:
- a CDS encoding bactofilin family protein, with amino-acid sequence MAMIGEGILIKGRISGSVDLTVAGNVEGQISLDSELTITESGQVVADVDAHRVHIHGHYSGNLVAQDLIHLNANAKVTGNLRAPRIVLDEGARFKGNIDMDVPA; translated from the coding sequence ATGGCGATGATCGGAGAGGGTATCCTCATCAAAGGCCGCATAAGCGGTAGCGTCGACCTTACGGTCGCAGGGAATGTCGAAGGACAAATCTCCCTCGACAGCGAACTCACTATCACCGAATCAGGACAAGTAGTCGCTGATGTTGACGCACATCGTGTTCATATCCATGGACACTATAGTGGCAACCTCGTGGCTCAAGACCTCATTCATCTCAACGCTAATGCAAAAGTAACGGGTAACCTCAGAGCACCTCGTATCGTGCTCGACGAAGGCGCCCGTTTCAAAGGCAACATCGACATGGATGTGCCAGCTTAA
- a CDS encoding bactofilin family protein, with product MAETVISNGITIDGEISGNEPVTVEGVVKGKISLESSLHVANGGVVEADVVSQNIEVSGQVTGNLTASERVHIASEGRMVGDVKSPRILIADGAAFKGHIDMDVD from the coding sequence ATGGCTGAAACTGTGATTTCAAACGGTATCACGATCGACGGCGAGATTTCAGGAAATGAGCCCGTCACCGTCGAAGGTGTCGTGAAGGGTAAAATCTCCCTTGAATCCTCGCTCCATGTCGCAAACGGTGGTGTTGTCGAGGCCGACGTCGTCTCGCAAAACATCGAAGTCAGCGGCCAGGTGACTGGAAACCTTACCGCCAGCGAAAGAGTGCACATCGCAAGCGAAGGCCGAATGGTAGGCGATGTAAAGTCGCCTCGAATTCTCATCGCCGATGGCGCCGCATTCAAGGGTCATATCGACATGGACGTGGACTAA
- a CDS encoding bactofilin family protein, whose amino-acid sequence MPTTIGQHIVVLGRISGEDDLVVAGRVEGQIEISGMLVVEDQALVKGEVNAVSVRIDGRFEGRLRAETLHLTSTALVDAELLEVGVLQIDDGAKVKAEISMDDVPSAKTTISAARPAPARTTPVAKTSAPAPRTPPKPTSSTSAAAAASPSATTTVVVEEVEEPEESGELDLDKYDDLTVKELRDRLRDLDLPVSGTKQELAERLAEAES is encoded by the coding sequence ATGCCCACAACAATTGGACAACACATCGTCGTACTCGGGCGCATCAGCGGCGAAGACGACCTGGTAGTCGCTGGCAGAGTCGAAGGCCAAATCGAGATTTCCGGGATGCTCGTCGTGGAAGACCAAGCCCTCGTCAAAGGCGAAGTCAACGCGGTTAGCGTACGAATCGACGGCCGTTTCGAAGGCAGGCTGCGTGCCGAAACTCTACATCTGACTTCGACGGCACTGGTCGACGCCGAGCTGCTCGAGGTTGGAGTTCTGCAAATCGATGATGGTGCAAAAGTCAAAGCAGAGATCTCGATGGATGACGTGCCTAGCGCGAAAACAACCATCAGTGCTGCACGTCCCGCACCGGCTAGAACCACACCCGTGGCCAAGACGAGTGCACCCGCGCCGCGTACGCCACCCAAACCGACTTCATCCACGAGTGCAGCAGCCGCTGCCTCCCCTTCTGCCACCACAACCGTGGTTGTAGAAGAAGTTGAAGAACCCGAGGAAAGCGGCGAACTGGACTTGGACAAGTACGATGACTTGACCGTCAAAGAGTTGAGAGATCGACTCAGGGACCTGGACCTCCCCGTCTCAGGAACCAAACAGGAACTCGCCGAGAGATTGGCGGAGGCCGAATCATGA
- the pyrE gene encoding orotate phosphoribosyltransferase has protein sequence MSSLADLKELILRESVQFGEFTLASGQTSRIYIDIRKSSLHSEGAYLIGQCFWERIQSLCPEAKGVGGLTLGADPLVSATAISAHLDGKRFASIIVRKEAKAHGTQRQIEAPGFINPPDQVVAVDDVVTSGGSTLQAIRALREAGFQVKYALAVVDRNAGAKELLADHHVELHSLFSLDDLCK, from the coding sequence ATGAGCTCCTTGGCCGATCTCAAGGAGCTTATCCTTCGCGAGTCGGTTCAATTCGGAGAATTCACGCTCGCGTCAGGTCAGACGAGCCGCATTTACATCGACATCCGCAAATCGAGCCTTCATTCCGAAGGTGCGTACCTCATTGGCCAATGCTTTTGGGAACGCATCCAATCCCTTTGCCCTGAAGCAAAGGGTGTAGGCGGACTCACGCTTGGGGCAGACCCGCTAGTGAGCGCTACTGCGATTTCAGCACATCTTGACGGCAAACGTTTTGCGTCCATCATCGTGCGAAAAGAGGCGAAAGCCCACGGAACTCAACGCCAGATTGAAGCCCCCGGTTTCATCAACCCTCCGGACCAAGTCGTCGCGGTTGACGACGTCGTTACAAGCGGTGGGTCCACGCTTCAGGCTATTCGAGCTTTGCGAGAGGCTGGATTTCAGGTGAAATATGCTTTGGCGGTTGTTGACCGCAATGCAGGTGCCAAAGAGCTCCTGGCCGATCATCACGTGGAACTACATTCGCTCTTCTCTCTCGACGATCTCTGCAAATGA